The nucleotide sequence TGGAGGCTTGGCCGAGGATGTCCGGCCTTTCCTCGTCCGTCCTCAGGAGGACAACATCAGGGACGCCGTCCAGACCCTTCTCACCATGAGCGGTATCGAGGGGACGGAGTCCAACGTGCGCGTGCTCCATGTATTCCGGAGCGCGGACACGGTGTTCCTGGACTGTTCCAGGGGCTTCGCCGCGGCCCTCTCCAAGCTGGGACAGCGGGACAGCCAGTTCCTGGTGACGGGCATCGTCCGCACGATACAGGACAATTTCCCGCCGGTCGTCAAGGTCCGTTTCCTGATCGACGGCACGGTCTCCTCCAGTGGGGCCCCCATCGATCTGACGGTGCCCTGGCAGCTGCCGCGCACGTAGCGATGGATGCCCAGGCCCCACAGCGGGGGAAAAGGCCGTTCGACGCGCTGCGCCCCCTCTCCTTCGAGCGGCACTATACGCGTTACGCGGAGGGGTCTGTCCTGGCTGCACAGGGCGAGACTCGGGTGCTCTGTACCGCGACGGTGGAGGAGAAGGTCCCCGCCTTTCTGCGGGGGACGGATCAGGGGTGGATCACGGCGGAGTACGCGATGCTGCCACGCGCCACGGACCGTCGGACGCAGCGCACCGTGCGAACGGGGATCAGTGGGCGCAGCGCCGAGATTCAGCGTCTGATAGGGCGGGCCCTGCGCAGGGCCGTGGATTTGAAAAGGCTGGGGCCCCGGACCGTCACGATCGACTGCGACGTGCTTCAGGCTGACGGCGGTACGCGCGTCGCATCCGTCAACGGCGGGTACGTCGCACTGGTGGATGCACTCAGGGTGCTGAGGGATGGGGGCGCCTTCGGAGCCCTCCCGCTCCTGTCGTGCATCTCGGCGGTGAGCGCGGGGATCGTCGGCGGGACGGTCCGACTCGACCTCGACAGCGAGGAGGACCGGGCGGCCAGCGTCGATTTCAACGTGGTCGCGGACCACGCCGACCGTTTCGTCGAGGTCCAGGGGACCGGGGAGGAGGCTCCCTTTTCACGGACGGAGACCGACCGCATCTTCGACCTCTGCCTGAAGGGGTGCCGCGAGATTCGGGAGCGGCAGGCGGCAGCGCTCGAGTTCACGGCGGCGGAGCGCAGCGCCCTTGTTTTTTGAGGCGCTGCTCCTGGCCACGGGCAACCGGGGCAAGTATGAGGAGTTCCGTGCGATTCTGCCGGAATCGTTCGTTGGACGCCTCCTGTTTGCCCCCGAGGTCAGGGCTCTTGCCGTCGAGGAGACCGGCGATAGTTATGCCATGAACGCCGTGTTGAAAGCCCGAGCCTGGGCGGAGGCGTCCGGCCTGCCGAGCCTGGCGGACGACAGCGGCCTGGAGGTCGCGGCCCTGGGAGGGCTTCCCGGCATCCGTTCCGCCAGAATCGTGGAGGGGACCGACGAGGACCGGAATCGCTGGCTTCTATCACAGATGGAGGGGAGGGGCGATCGCCGGGCGCGATTCGTGGCGGCCCTGGCCCTCTCTGTCCCCGAGCGGTGGACCCTGGTCTGCGAGGGGGAGTGCTTGGGCCGAATCGCGGAGCGTTTATCGGGGGGCGGGGGGTTCGGGTACGACCCGCTGTTTTGGCCAGACGGCCTTGGCGGCTCCTTTGCCGATATCCCGCCGGAGACGAAGAATGCCGTCTCGCACCGCGCCGCTGCGCTGCGGGAGTTGCTGAGTAGTCTTTCCCCTTCCTGGGCACGGAACCTCAATATCCTTTACCGGAACAGCTCCGACTTTTGCTATACGGGCTCTGACGAAGCCTGTATCATTACGAAACGAGGTGAGGGCTTGAGCCCAAAGGGGAAGGCTCACTCGGCGAATACCGGGGCAAAGGACGGTGGCGAACCCCGCCACGACGACATGCTCTGGAAGGATCTGCTGGCCCGTTTCTTCGTCCCCATGCTCCAGTCTCTATTGCCCGACCTGGCCCGCGATATCGACGACAAACGGGATGTTGTCTTTTTGGATAAAGAACTTCGGCGTTTAGCTCGCTTCACCCGTCATTATGAAGGAGGGGAGCCGGACAGGAACCGCTTTGTTGACCTCCTGGCCCAGATTCCG is from uncultured Fretibacterium sp. and encodes:
- the rdgB gene encoding RdgB/HAM1 family non-canonical purine NTP pyrophosphatase, translated to MFFEALLLATGNRGKYEEFRAILPESFVGRLLFAPEVRALAVEETGDSYAMNAVLKARAWAEASGLPSLADDSGLEVAALGGLPGIRSARIVEGTDEDRNRWLLSQMEGRGDRRARFVAALALSVPERWTLVCEGECLGRIAERLSGGGGFGYDPLFWPDGLGGSFADIPPETKNAVSHRAAALRELLSSLSPSWARNLNILYRNSSDFCYTGSDEACIITKRGEGLSPKGKAHSANTGAKDGGEPRHDDMLWKDLLARFFVPMLQSLLPDLARDIDDKRDVVFLDKELRRLARFTRHYEGGEPDRNRFVDLLAQIPLLSGEEPWILLHAEVQGRGGNEDFPLRMHRYRGLLEGRYRHPVIALALLIEPLSKAQSSGVYRWEGYGTRVSYEFPVFRIYEGDEEALKASENPFDWAHLAGFRAWKSRGCEARKLDYLKEMLELLDGRGWSHDEKAQLLTFMEGVIHLTEDGSSREYEEWENALEQAKEAGRMYVSIMERKGIEKGRTEGIQLGRTEGMKLGRTEGMKLGRTEGMKLGEIRGRTETARKLLQMGLDPARVAEAASLTLEEVYALQAGPVQ
- the rph gene encoding ribonuclease PH, with the translated sequence MDAQAPQRGKRPFDALRPLSFERHYTRYAEGSVLAAQGETRVLCTATVEEKVPAFLRGTDQGWITAEYAMLPRATDRRTQRTVRTGISGRSAEIQRLIGRALRRAVDLKRLGPRTVTIDCDVLQADGGTRVASVNGGYVALVDALRVLRDGGAFGALPLLSCISAVSAGIVGGTVRLDLDSEEDRAASVDFNVVADHADRFVEVQGTGEEAPFSRTETDRIFDLCLKGCREIRERQAAALEFTAAERSALVF